One Sphingobium sp. Z007 genomic window, GGTCGAATGTCGGGGCATCATCGGCGGTCTGGTCGGCCGCATGATGCGCAAGGGTCTGCGGCGGACAATGCGGGTGCAGGATGCGGCGTTTCTCGCCCTCCTGCGCCGGCAATCGCGACTGCCTGGGCGGTCCATGCGGCATCATCGGCGCCCGATCAAACCACCGCCTCCTCCTCGCGGCGCCGCGAACGACTGACGGGGCGATATTCCGAAGAAAGGAACCCATCATGGTAGATAGCCCTCGCCCTCAAGGCCTGCTGTGCCCGACGTGTCGCGTCGATCTTGTCATGAGCGAGCGGCAGGGCATCGAGATCGACTATTGCCCGCAATGCCGTGGGGTCTGGCTCGATCGCGGCGAACTCGACAAGATCATCGAGCGCAGCGCCGGCGATGACAGCGCGCGGCCTTTGAGCGGCGTCCGTCTCGGAATATCCGACAATCGCGGCCATGGCGATCATGGTGGAAAGCACGGCTACGAGCGTGGCCATAAGGGGCGCCGCAAGAGCTTTCTCAGCGAATTGTTCGACTGACTGCTATGGATCGGCCGCCACACAACGAGTCCTTCGGGTGTCCGTGTGAGAACGGCCCGCGCCATGGGCGTGCCCCCTGTAGCGCCCATGGCGATAGATCGTGGAATGACGGGGAAATAGCGGCTCGGCGCCTCCGGAGCGGTCCGGTTCGGGGGATCATTCTCGCGACCGGGCTTGCTCTGGCGCCGGGCCTGCTCGGCTGCTCGCCAGCCACCAACAAGAGCGAAGCCGAAGCGTCGCGTGACCGCGAGTTGCCCAACTTCATCGGCGAGCATTTCTACGCCTGTCCTGATGGGTCGCGCCTCGATGTCGACTTCCTCGGCGATGGCCTGACCCTCGACATAAAGACCCGCCCCAACGCGGCTCCGGAACGGGTGATATCGCCGGCAAGCGGGCGAACCTATGTCGGCCGCAACCTCAACGTGTCGATCTCAGGCGGCGACCGGATCACGCTCAAGCGCCCCGGCGCGCGCGCTTTGGCCTGCAACAGGGTGCTGGCCTATCGGGATGCAGCGGACGAGATCGCGAGCGGCCAGGCCGGAGGATCGGCCGCATGATGGCGATCTCGTCATGGGAGGAGTCGTTTTCCCATATCGTCAGTCTCGCCGTGGCCTATGCGCTGGCGCTTCCGGTTGGCTGGAACCGGGAAAAGGACGAACGCAGCGCCGGCATCCGGACCTTTCCGCTGGTCGCCATCGCCAGTTGCGGTTTCGTGCTCGTCGGTATCGCCATTCTCGGACGCACATCGCCTGCCCAAGCGCGCCTGCTCGAAGGACTGATTACCGGCGTCGGCTTCATCGGCGGCGGCGCCATATTGAAGCACGCCGGCAAAGCATCCGGGACCGCGACCGCTGCGAGCCTTTGGGCGACCGGAGCGCTGGGCGCTGCGGTCGGCTATGGTCTTTACGACATCGCGGTGATCCTCAGCCTGACCACCTTTCTGACGTTGCACCTCTCTCATCCGCTGAAGCGCGCCTCCCAGGATCGCACCGAGCCGGCTGATCGACAATGAGGCACAATCGTCCCTCCGAAACTCGCACGACGCGGCGAGTGCCCAAGACTGGCGGGCAATGCGGGCCTGTGTCGCCGCCCCCAAGCGACGACCGCCGTTCGCGCTTGGAGCGGTGGGCGTCTCTGCTCGAACGCGATCCGCAACGGCTTGTCGCGCTGCTGCGTCCGTCATGGGCAGCGGGCGACGACATCGCCCCGATGACGGCGAGCCCAAGTGCCATCGATCTGGCCTGGGCCGATCCGGTGTTTCGCGTGACGGGTCTCGCGGGACGCTCTCGGGGCGACGTGAGAGCGTTTTTCCAGCTTTCGGCTGCCGAGCTAGACCGGATCGCGGCGGGGTCTTGGCGCGTCCCGCTGCGGCCTGCCTGGCAGGTCGCGGCG contains:
- a CDS encoding zf-TFIIB domain-containing protein — encoded protein: MVDSPRPQGLLCPTCRVDLVMSERQGIEIDYCPQCRGVWLDRGELDKIIERSAGDDSARPLSGVRLGISDNRGHGDHGGKHGYERGHKGRRKSFLSELFD
- a CDS encoding MgtC/SapB family protein; its protein translation is MMAISSWEESFSHIVSLAVAYALALPVGWNREKDERSAGIRTFPLVAIASCGFVLVGIAILGRTSPAQARLLEGLITGVGFIGGGAILKHAGKASGTATAASLWATGALGAAVGYGLYDIAVILSLTTFLTLHLSHPLKRASQDRTEPADRQ